In the genome of Enterococcus hirae ATCC 9790, one region contains:
- a CDS encoding ABC transporter ATP-binding protein: MTDLIKASKFFYHYLKRYKVSFFFIFVTVIIATYLQVKAPQYIGEAFQELANYVGALMQGVDDKSRFVSIIWKLLMFYVLASAANFIYSILFTQVVGKSTNRMRIGLFNKLEKLTIRFFDSHQDGEILSRFTSDLDNIQNSLNQALLQVITNIVLLFGILIMMFRQNVELAWATIASTPVAVLIAVLIIQKARKYVDLQQDEVGKLNGYMDEKISGQRVIITNGLQEETIDGFLEHNETVRKATFKGQAYSGLLFPMMQGMSLVNTAIVIFFGGWLALNGDLERSAALGLVVTFVQYSQQYYQPLMQISSGYSMIQLAITGARRLNEMFAEKDEVKPANGQSFDGIDKGLSLEHVDFGYNPDKLVLNDVSIDVNKGEMVALVGPTGSGKTTIMNLLNRFYDVNSGAVTIDGTDIREYDLDALRKHVGIVLQESVLFSGTIRDNIVFGKPDATDEEVINAAKQANIHDFIMNLEKGYETEVSEENNLFSTGQKQLISIARTIITNPSLLILDEATSNVDTVTEAKIQKAMDEAIKGRTSFVIAHRLKTILNADRIVVLRDGKVIEEGNHHQLLAEDGFYAELYHNQFVFE; this comes from the coding sequence ATGACTGATTTAATAAAAGCCAGTAAGTTTTTCTATCACTATTTAAAACGGTATAAGGTCTCCTTTTTCTTTATTTTTGTTACAGTTATCATTGCCACTTATCTTCAAGTGAAGGCACCACAATATATCGGAGAAGCCTTTCAAGAACTAGCCAACTATGTTGGGGCTTTGATGCAAGGAGTCGATGATAAGAGTCGCTTCGTTTCCATTATTTGGAAACTATTAATGTTTTATGTTTTAGCGAGTGCCGCAAACTTCATTTACAGTATCTTATTTACGCAAGTAGTGGGTAAATCGACGAATCGGATGCGTATTGGTTTATTCAATAAACTAGAAAAATTGACGATCCGCTTCTTTGATTCTCATCAAGATGGGGAAATTCTTAGTCGATTTACGAGTGATTTAGATAATATCCAAAATAGTTTGAACCAAGCTTTGCTCCAAGTAATCACCAATATCGTTTTACTTTTTGGGATATTGATTATGATGTTCCGCCAAAATGTTGAGTTAGCTTGGGCAACAATTGCTTCTACACCAGTGGCAGTTTTGATTGCTGTTTTGATTATCCAAAAGGCAAGAAAATACGTTGATTTACAACAAGACGAAGTTGGGAAATTGAACGGCTATATGGATGAAAAAATCAGTGGTCAACGTGTCATCATCACCAATGGATTACAGGAAGAGACAATTGATGGTTTCTTGGAACACAATGAGACTGTTCGTAAAGCAACGTTTAAAGGACAAGCTTATTCAGGATTGCTTTTCCCAATGATGCAAGGGATGTCTTTAGTGAATACCGCAATCGTCATTTTCTTTGGTGGATGGTTAGCACTGAATGGGGATCTGGAACGCTCGGCTGCTTTAGGATTGGTAGTCACATTCGTTCAGTATTCCCAACAATATTATCAACCATTGATGCAAATTTCATCTGGTTATAGCATGATCCAATTAGCGATCACAGGAGCACGTAGACTGAATGAGATGTTTGCTGAAAAAGATGAAGTGAAACCAGCGAATGGTCAATCCTTTGATGGGATCGATAAAGGCTTATCTTTGGAACACGTTGATTTTGGTTATAACCCTGATAAATTAGTGTTAAATGATGTATCCATTGATGTAAATAAAGGTGAAATGGTTGCGTTAGTTGGACCGACTGGCTCAGGTAAAACAACGATCATGAATCTATTGAATCGTTTTTATGATGTGAATAGTGGTGCAGTAACGATTGATGGGACAGACATCCGTGAGTATGATTTAGATGCTTTACGAAAACATGTAGGAATCGTTTTACAAGAATCCGTCCTATTCTCGGGTACTATTCGCGACAATATTGTCTTTGGGAAACCTGATGCGACAGATGAAGAAGTGATCAATGCCGCTAAGCAGGCGAATATTCATGACTTTATCATGAATCTAGAAAAAGGGTATGAAACAGAAGTATCTGAAGAAAACAACTTGTTCAGTACCGGTCAGAAACAATTGATCAGTATTGCCAGAACGATCATTACGAATCCTTCATTGTTGATTTTAGATGAAGCAACAAGTAACGTGGACACAGTAACAGAAGCTAAAATCCAAAAAGCCATGGACGAAGCAATCAAAGGACGTACCAGCTTTGTGATTGCCCACCGGTTAAAAACGATTTTAAATGCAGATCGTATTGTTGTTTTACGTGATGGAAAAGTAATCGAAGAAGGAAATCATCATCAGTTGTTGGCAGAAGATGGCTTCTATGCTGAACTTTATCATAATCAGTTTGTCTTTGAATAA
- a CDS encoding prealbumin-like fold domain-containing protein produces MGMKVKIRQVCLQLMMLLTILVPLSNPLFLMGPLVHASSNGHFQVTGQPTGFQLGEAYGNNDNGVQLMIDPEKDGTYTNDLPETGVPSDTNVRLQINWWLVDDDIYPSGDLMANERYTIIENIPDTLLIPAGGLSGELMDETGRFSFGTFYVNEDRSIAIQFNTRIYNFSEIQGSFSIDTSFDNITEELIVDLGEYGVVEVPIIVKGEEIVEKQGIGFNRDTGIVEWEALINEEHRALTNVKITDFFGDNQEFVSVSIQKKEVEDEQFHPLLASDYSQAQQDNQITWTIRNNEAPKRTAYRLIIRTRVKDLSQPTVHNQLIVESDELGRTETNDVEFDIVKQDFSKRIAKNPNGSDKIDFYRATDEPGQPTGNREAYDYVLVTWQIDTYYYVDGEKDPIVDRLSVIPANAASHTFEQNSLQITGTNAEGFTVGFNAENTEMTLTPPGDANGTYRITYQTRIQTTDGQVSADTIQFSNHAIQGSFGEGSAGGIIPNPSMPGIVKRGVGGDQTQQIQHWEILFNQENKLVEQVEIRDSSIIFEEDLVRLFDPNNYHGYYENNVRPFKWIYYARSLLESTLVITDDVGNTLEKDVDFELVLHNLSEPDERLMLPDGSYLHQANSAYQTGFTIRLIGDYETTDRTIKIHFSTKEHQLSSRGYLKIWDEDPSQFNRSNYYSSDPVVQGTYPWLGGTYIHPDITFFNYAKATWRQGDVQYSQDSVGYGTFGNWHYSLINDGHKKGLFLQPGQKYEEAIAEDAEQADAGNIGTFEYWTDESFSNESRQPVYTGIVDRYQTLFRLEFNPSSGPLPAGTVIEDDFSTLAGWEFKPDSVHVFQGTANLAGPIDPDTNQHRWKIAAGDYAGNERLVEGTDYRLEYDPQTQLMRIVLLKESHRPIVIFFIADYVATQELADNPLLAGSYKNIATLTSPGGRKTEVETQVTIPTESLVIKTGEVADDGEHITYRVIVNPGGAKYQNLYLFDLMDHEEETTLLLDPDTGKYRINVFEGKYNPQTQQFEKIRRLIDEQDFLLLAPQQLLVPYLPEYIGVDGRGAYQIFEWQANPENDTSEAHWISQQTGRALSEPGVKAETAFDQLAADGLINLSQKTAHFQLVVGDNTGQSEVTDKTLIVEYTAQTTADSVNNRAGVFLNGKQKVTEESITDITTGEGYASGIHRIVEFYKADHEGNDLTGSEFRLEKKSKDFFQEQFPERVLGTFTVDNPTQIGGVHEEEAYGLTNGIYRLTEITPPAGPFAVLPEPIYFKVQASGTTSREEEIFFTDEQGIPVTQERATIQLDNGQFKLTVENRPKPFTIEKNWDFTTPNAAVPEEIKEDYEITVNLLREQRHEQSDEWRLDASFTPMTFTLNQENEFKVLVEELADLGEDYRYIVKETSIINTKTGKNLQPYFDLSSGEEGDQVDNLNKIVKDANHNWQITLKNSTTPESTPERVYVGFEKQFEFSDLDYSSINYITFELFRSVEEGEKQKIQTILLTPGDTGEGLKWISNRLEKFTPDGQAYHYYIREISITDHEGSDLSERFRLADTDYILLQPHEAVQNLDEMEVVPIMNTETSGLLPMTGGPGLRFFLIAALTTIVLLLGWLFYRLRSKRNSK; encoded by the coding sequence ATGGGTATGAAGGTAAAAATAAGGCAGGTGTGCTTACAATTGATGATGCTCTTGACGATTTTGGTTCCTTTGTCCAACCCGCTCTTTTTGATGGGGCCGCTAGTCCATGCTTCCTCAAATGGTCATTTCCAGGTAACTGGACAACCAACAGGTTTTCAATTAGGTGAGGCTTACGGGAACAATGATAACGGCGTCCAATTGATGATCGATCCTGAAAAAGACGGCACGTATACGAATGATTTGCCCGAAACAGGCGTTCCAAGCGATACGAATGTCCGCCTTCAAATCAATTGGTGGTTGGTCGATGACGATATTTATCCTAGTGGCGATCTAATGGCTAATGAACGCTATACGATCATTGAAAATATTCCTGACACATTATTGATTCCAGCAGGTGGTCTATCGGGTGAATTGATGGATGAAACTGGACGATTTTCTTTTGGTACGTTTTATGTAAATGAGGATCGTAGTATAGCAATCCAATTTAATACCCGTATTTATAATTTTAGTGAGATTCAGGGTTCGTTTTCTATTGATACGAGTTTTGATAATATTACCGAAGAATTGATCGTAGATTTGGGAGAATATGGTGTAGTTGAAGTGCCAATCATTGTTAAAGGAGAAGAGATCGTTGAAAAACAGGGAATTGGTTTTAATCGGGACACTGGAATTGTTGAATGGGAAGCGTTGATCAACGAAGAACATCGGGCGTTGACAAATGTGAAAATCACAGATTTCTTTGGTGATAACCAGGAATTTGTGTCAGTTAGTATCCAAAAGAAAGAAGTTGAAGATGAACAGTTCCATCCTTTGTTAGCAAGTGATTATAGTCAAGCGCAACAAGACAATCAAATAACTTGGACGATCAGAAATAATGAAGCACCTAAACGAACCGCTTATCGATTAATCATCCGTACCAGAGTCAAAGATCTGAGCCAACCAACTGTTCATAATCAACTCATTGTCGAAAGTGATGAATTAGGTCGGACAGAAACGAATGATGTCGAATTTGATATCGTAAAACAAGACTTTTCAAAACGAATAGCTAAAAATCCAAATGGATCAGACAAAATTGATTTTTATCGGGCGACAGATGAGCCTGGTCAACCAACAGGGAATCGCGAAGCGTATGACTATGTACTCGTGACTTGGCAAATCGACACGTATTATTACGTCGATGGTGAAAAAGACCCTATCGTTGATCGATTATCCGTCATTCCAGCAAATGCTGCGAGCCATACCTTTGAACAAAACTCACTGCAGATCACTGGAACGAATGCTGAAGGCTTTACAGTCGGTTTCAATGCAGAAAACACAGAGATGACGCTCACACCACCAGGGGATGCGAATGGCACCTACCGAATCACCTACCAAACGAGGATACAGACGACGGATGGACAGGTTTCAGCGGATACGATCCAGTTTTCCAACCATGCGATCCAAGGAAGTTTTGGTGAAGGTAGCGCTGGCGGAATCATTCCTAACCCAAGCATGCCAGGGATCGTAAAACGTGGAGTTGGGGGTGACCAGACTCAGCAGATCCAACATTGGGAGATTTTGTTCAATCAGGAAAATAAATTAGTTGAACAAGTAGAAATCCGTGATTCTTCCATCATCTTTGAAGAGGATCTCGTGCGATTGTTCGATCCTAATAACTATCACGGCTACTATGAGAACAATGTTCGTCCTTTTAAATGGATCTATTATGCTCGCTCATTACTAGAATCGACATTAGTCATCACAGATGACGTAGGCAACACATTAGAAAAGGATGTTGATTTTGAGTTGGTTTTGCATAATCTTTCTGAACCCGATGAACGATTGATGTTGCCGGATGGGAGTTATTTACATCAAGCGAATAGTGCTTATCAAACAGGGTTTACGATCCGCTTGATTGGAGATTATGAAACAACGGATCGAACCATTAAGATTCATTTTTCAACGAAAGAGCATCAGTTATCTAGTAGAGGTTATTTAAAAATCTGGGATGAAGACCCTTCTCAGTTCAATAGAAGTAATTACTATTCCAGCGATCCAGTAGTCCAAGGGACCTATCCTTGGTTAGGTGGAACGTATATCCATCCAGATATTACGTTCTTCAACTATGCCAAAGCAACTTGGCGACAAGGAGACGTTCAGTATTCTCAAGATTCAGTTGGTTATGGAACATTTGGCAATTGGCACTATAGCCTCATAAACGATGGACATAAAAAAGGGTTATTCCTACAGCCAGGGCAAAAGTATGAAGAAGCAATCGCTGAAGATGCAGAACAAGCTGATGCTGGAAATATCGGAACGTTTGAATATTGGACAGATGAAAGTTTTTCAAATGAGAGTCGACAACCGGTCTACACTGGAATCGTTGATCGCTACCAAACACTGTTTCGTCTAGAATTCAATCCTTCCAGTGGTCCATTACCAGCAGGAACCGTCATTGAAGATGATTTTTCGACCCTTGCTGGTTGGGAGTTTAAGCCAGACTCTGTTCACGTCTTCCAGGGGACCGCCAACCTAGCTGGTCCGATTGATCCTGATACGAACCAACACCGCTGGAAAATAGCGGCAGGAGATTATGCAGGGAATGAACGACTAGTGGAAGGTACGGATTATCGCCTAGAATATGATCCGCAAACACAATTGATGCGGATCGTTCTCTTAAAAGAGAGTCATCGACCAATCGTTATCTTCTTCATTGCCGATTATGTTGCCACTCAAGAACTAGCTGATAATCCATTACTAGCAGGTTCTTATAAAAATATAGCGACACTGACAAGTCCTGGTGGGCGCAAGACAGAAGTAGAAACGCAAGTCACGATACCGACAGAAAGTTTAGTGATCAAGACGGGTGAAGTAGCAGACGACGGCGAACATATCACCTACCGCGTGATCGTGAATCCAGGTGGCGCCAAATACCAGAATTTGTATCTCTTTGATCTCATGGATCATGAAGAAGAAACGACGCTTCTGCTAGATCCCGATACTGGAAAATATCGAATCAACGTTTTTGAAGGAAAATACAATCCCCAGACTCAGCAATTTGAAAAAATACGCCGTTTAATTGATGAACAAGATTTTCTACTGTTGGCACCACAACAACTCTTAGTCCCATATTTGCCAGAGTACATTGGCGTAGATGGGCGAGGTGCTTATCAAATCTTTGAATGGCAAGCAAATCCAGAAAATGATACAAGTGAAGCTCATTGGATCAGTCAGCAAACAGGAAGAGCTTTAAGTGAGCCAGGTGTGAAGGCAGAAACCGCCTTTGACCAGTTAGCTGCGGACGGTTTGATCAATTTATCGCAAAAAACTGCTCATTTCCAATTAGTTGTAGGTGATAATACTGGTCAGTCAGAAGTGACAGATAAAACATTGATCGTAGAATATACTGCCCAAACAACCGCTGATTCTGTCAATAATCGTGCAGGTGTTTTCTTGAATGGGAAACAAAAAGTGACGGAAGAATCCATTACGGACATCACGACGGGCGAAGGTTATGCTTCAGGAATCCACCGAATCGTGGAATTCTATAAAGCCGATCACGAAGGAAATGATCTTACAGGTTCAGAATTCCGTTTAGAGAAAAAATCTAAAGATTTTTTCCAAGAACAATTTCCTGAAAGAGTATTAGGGACATTTACGGTAGATAATCCTACTCAGATCGGTGGTGTTCATGAAGAAGAGGCTTATGGATTGACGAACGGAATCTATCGTCTGACAGAGATTACTCCACCAGCAGGTCCGTTTGCTGTACTACCAGAGCCCATTTATTTCAAGGTACAGGCATCAGGAACGACTAGTAGAGAAGAGGAAATTTTTTTCACCGATGAACAAGGGATTCCAGTGACACAAGAACGAGCAACGATCCAATTAGACAATGGTCAGTTCAAGTTGACTGTTGAAAACCGACCAAAGCCTTTCACGATCGAAAAAAATTGGGATTTTACCACGCCTAATGCGGCAGTACCAGAGGAGATCAAAGAAGATTATGAAATTACGGTCAATTTATTAAGGGAACAACGGCATGAACAAAGCGATGAGTGGCGCTTGGATGCTTCATTCACACCCATGACTTTCACTTTAAATCAGGAGAATGAGTTTAAAGTGTTGGTCGAAGAGTTAGCCGATTTAGGTGAGGATTATCGATATATCGTAAAAGAAACCAGCATCATCAATACCAAAACAGGAAAAAACCTGCAACCATATTTTGATTTAAGTAGTGGGGAAGAAGGCGATCAAGTTGATAATCTCAATAAGATCGTGAAAGATGCTAATCATAATTGGCAAATCACCCTGAAAAATAGCACGACACCTGAAAGTACCCCTGAACGTGTCTATGTGGGATTTGAGAAACAATTTGAATTCAGCGATTTAGATTACTCGAGCATTAACTACATTACCTTTGAGTTATTTAGAAGTGTCGAAGAAGGGGAAAAGCAGAAAATCCAAACGATTCTCTTAACGCCAGGAGATACAGGTGAAGGGTTGAAATGGATCAGTAACCGCTTGGAGAAATTTACTCCAGATGGTCAAGCTTATCATTATTACATTAGAGAAATAAGTATCACGGATCACGAAGGTAGTGACCTTTCTGAACGATTTAGGCTAGCTGATACAGATTACATTTTGTTACAACCACATGAAGCTGTCCAAAACTTGGACGAAATGGAAGTCGTACCAATCATGAATACGGAAACGTCTGGCTTATTGCCAATGACAGGTGGACCTGGACTTCGCTTCTTTCTAATTGCAGCCCTCACTACCATTGTTTTATTACTAGGTTGGTTGTTCTATCGCTTGAGAAGTAAGCGAAATAGCAAATAG